In the genome of Stigmatopora nigra isolate UIUO_SnigA chromosome 7, RoL_Snig_1.1, whole genome shotgun sequence, the window GCGCCGCCCCCGGGAACGGGTCCTCGTCTCGGTCTTCGTCCCGGTCCACATCTCGACTCTGGGCTAGCACAGAGCGGTAGGCCTCCTCCAGGCGGGAAAAGGTGGCCGCATCGGCGGTGGGTGAGCCCGAGTCTGGGTGATAGAGCTTGGCGAGGCGTAGGTACGAGTCCTTGGCACGCTCGGGAGTGACGGGCTCGCCTTCGGGCAAACGCAGGAGCCGGTAGCTTTCTCGAAGTTTAGCGCTGATCTGCGCTCTGTCGCTCAAGCCCCGGACAAGACAGATCACGGGAAAGGAGCCGTAAAAAGATGAGTTGAAGGACGCCAGGAGATGCAAACTCATTTCTAAGTACACACTCCTGGAGAGACCAAAAGCAACAATAACAATGTGGcccacaaataaacaaaatccTGGAGAAAACAAACGCAACAATAACATTGGGGTCCCCAAAAATCCTGGAAATCTAAACGCAACATTAACAACGTGGTCCCAAAAATCCTGAGAATATAAACGCAACATTAACAACGTGGTGCACCAAAAATCCTTGAAATATAAACGCAACATTAACAACGTGGTGCCCCAAAAATCCTGGAATTATTAACGCAACATTAACAACGTGGTCCCAAAAAATCCTGGAAATCCAAACGCAACATTAACAACGTGGTCCCAAAAAATCCTGGAAATATTAACGCAACATTAACAACGTGcctgacaccaaaaaaaaaaatcccgtaaAGTCCAAACCCAACAATAACAACAGGGCccacaaaaacagggactaaaCCTAATAATTCCGTTTTTCCCCCCAACATTCGAATTTATATCAGAAGCAGAATAAAGTTTAAAACCTAGACAAACAGTAACCGATAGATATGTGAAATTTACATATCATTCCCAAATACCCGATGTTAACTTTCGGACGTGAACGCACCATAACGCGTGCCAGTAGCTAATAAACAAAATAGCTAGATTAGATTCTTCCCGATAAAAAGAAAGCGTTATCAACGCCAACTTCGACGTAAACTGTTTATATTCACATGTTACTTCGTGTGAACTGAAATATATTAATTAACAAATACTACAAGGAGAAAGAAAGGTTACCTGTCAGCGTGGTTCCTGTTATTTGCCCTGCGTCTTCTTCGTTTGCACTTTTCACCGGCGGTGGATAGAATAAAGTGCACTGGTGACACCTGGTGGAGAACAGCGTAAACAGCAGTCCCAAGATAAATACGCCACAACCAACAATCAAAGGTCGCATTGTGGCATGAGATAATACATTGGCTAGCTGATCTGAGGTCTGCGAGTTCTTCCCtgtgttttttctctccattttttaTGGGTCTACTCATTGGACTCATGACCTCATGTAAGCCTAACTGAAAAATACTTTCACTTCCAAATATGTCATGTCATTTTTCCCCTCACAATACCCgcattttgaatgaaatgcaGGGCTCGGGaagctttttgaaagagagagccgtaaacaattcctataaattcaaatattatttattgagagccatactagagatttaaaagtcaaaatatatgagaatgttcgattttttttttatgtcattttactacttttatagTACAAAAAGTCGGTGTATTCTTTTGATCATAATGTTAtgatgttgctaatcaatgaatatcaatgaggatcaatgagagaatggattcagaagaatttaaaaatcaaaatatatgaaaatgtgcacattgttttggtcattttactacttttacaGTACAAAAGTCAGTGAAATAATTCTTTAGCATTTTTacgctattgctaatcaatgaatatcaatgagatcaacgaatatcaatgagagaaaGGATTCCGAAGAATTTTAAAGAACCGTGTCGCTGGAAGGTCACTGAAGACTGACAGCTTAGCATCATCCATCGTTGATTGACACATGGTCACATGGTGTGCTTTACAAAGAAGACAAATAGTAGTTTAGGGTgttgttttgaccaaaaaaaaaaagccattaaaatgaaatagagAGGAAACAACTCACTAGTCATGGTCGATAACACTTTGCCTGTTTGAGCGATTCTATCATtgatatctgaaaaaaaaatgtacaaaaaaaaacatattttttaatgtctttagcTTGAATACCTtcagaattattttaattaaataaacaattacACAGTGTGGTAAGAGTGACTTAAAACAAAGGTGtgttaatttcatttatttttggaagcgattatcctcacaagggtcgcagggggtgctggagcctaccccagctgactctaGGCCATATGCGGGGGACACCCCAAATCATGCACACTCTCACCCAtacctagcggcaatttagagtgttagccagctagcctagcatgcggGAGGCCATACAAACTagcccaggagaacatgcaaacagacgtggaattgaacccaggacctcaaatCGTGGGGCCAACGCTCTTAAAAGCCCATCTGCCGACCCGCGCCCTtgcattttgttcaaaatgCGGGTATTTTGAGGGAAAATGACGTGCTAACGGCTAACCACTGTGATGGATGGTTTGTTAATAGCCGTGATTGTGTCAAACTTTGCCAAATAATTTGAACAAAATCATATTTGATGGTTAAAAGTTGACACACAATGTTTACCGTGGTTGTCTTCTCCGTTTAAGTCATCCAACCACGATTGGGTCGCTGTAGGAAACAATAAGACATGGATTAAAGTAGCATTCGTGTCTACTGACTTgatattttcatcatatttttgtcAACTTTAGCACCGAGAACGCTAAACGACATCCATTTACAGTCGGAAAAAAGCAACACTATGGGaacaaatgttgttgtttttttttgttgctaaaaatgtCTATTTCACCTTTCAATTGTTCCAACGCGGAAGAGTGCGTCTTTGTCTTTTGGCTCTGGTGTCCCTGGAATTGATCACAGTCGACAGACGGATCAACAGCGCCCAGGACCGGTCGCCACTCGGTCGCACAACCTGCCGTTTAAAGAAGCCAAATACAGTGTTCCAtcggttatcgcggttgatggggaccgggactacccgggataagtgaatttccgtgaagtagggattccccttcaaaaatgcttaatttgaatttaattccccaaaaaaatgtattaaaatttttaatttttaaaaaaaatttaatttatttttaataaaaaaaaaatgtatttctttttttacccccctgcatacagtacaccatatagaatacgggtagagagagtgaaattcatgttataacaaaaaaaaactgtaaaatatgttgtttcaatgtaatatttgtattattattttttccccaaaaaatcctgagtctgcggtagctgaaccgcaaagcagctagggaacactgtagtagtTTAGGTTGTTTTAGGAAGTAATGCGAGGGAAAATGACGTGCTAACGGCTAACCATCGTGATGGACGGTGTGTTCATAGCCGTGATTATGTCAAACTTTGCCAAAAGAGTTGaacaaaatcatatttaatggTCAAAAGTTGAAACGCGGGGTTTACCTGGGGAGGTTTCTCCGTTTAGGTCATCCAACCACGTCCGAAACACTGatggaaacaacaacaacactcgCATTAAAGTAGCTTCCGGCTACTTCCAACTTTAGCATGGAGAACGCTAATTAACATCGATTTACAATGTTTACAATGAACAAAATCATATTTGATGGTCCAAAGTTGAAAAAAGGTTTTACCGTCCAAGAAAAATTGGATTCTTTGACCCTGGATCAACACCGACAACGATAGGGCCGCTGTAGGAAACAACAAGACGTGGATTAAAGTAGCATTTAGCTTCCTAAACGGTATTCAAACATGTCCACTGACTCCATTTTTTCGTCCATTTTAGCATTGAGAATGCTAAATGAAATCGATTTACAAAtgagttgaaaaaaatgatatttaatggTCAAAAATTGAAAGGCTTTACCTGTTTCTTTGTCTAGCTCATCCAACCAGTTCCGGAACACTGacggaaacaacaacaacagtcaaCTTTAGCATGGAGAACGCTAATTGACATCAATTTACAATGTTTACAATGAACAAAATCATATTTGATGGTGCAAAGTTGATTTTACCGATCAAtaaaacttggattttttgatTGTGGGTCAGCTCAACCCTCCCCTGGAACACgtctggaaacaacaacaacaagaatatACTTGGATTAAAGTAGCTTCCGGCTTCCCAACGGGATTCAAACATGTCCACCGACTCCatattttcatcatattttagTCAACTTTAGCATTGAGAATGTGAAACAAAATCAATTTACAAATGAGTTGaacaaaatcatatttaatggTCAAAAATTCAAACGTTACCTTTTTCGTCGCATAGCTCCTCCAACAGCTCCCTGATCACTGatggaaacaacaacaacaaaacttggATTAAAATGGCTTCCAGCTTCCCAACGGGATTCAAACATGTCCACTGACTCCatattttcatcatatttttatcaACTTTAGGACCGCTAAACGGCATCGATTTACAGTCGGAAAATCCACActatgggcggggtcagcacaagacaggatacatataaaaaagtgcatccattaacagtaccgtattttcatgactataaggcgcacttaaaagtcttaaattttctccaaaagagaCAGTGCcccatatatatggaaaaaaaacagaaaaccaaaaaggaaaaaccaccactgtcggatattaaaaaaagacaaacgcctgaactcaaacaatactgttaaatatgcagatgccatcttagtttacaacatcttccatcatatagctcctcccccactgcaagaatttatacagaaaaaatccaaaacatcaacaatggctggctctagaggtgactgtaaagtagtgagtacttcatacctggaagtcaatagcaaaaaccgtattttcaccactataaggcgcacttaaaagtcttaaattttctccaaaatagacagtacgccttataatccagtgcgccttatatatggaaaaaactgaaaaccaaaaacgaaaaaccaccactgtcggatatttaaaaaaacacaaacgcctgaactgaaactcgatactgttaaatatgcagatcagccatcttagtttacaacatcttccatcatatagctcctcccccactgcaagattttatacaaaaaaatccaaaacatcaacaatggctggctctagaggtgactgtaaagtagtgagtacttcatacctggaagtcaatagcaaaaaccgtattttcaccactataaggcgcacttaaaagtcttaaattttctccaaaatagacagtacgccttataatccagtgcgccttatatatggaaaaaactgaaaaccaaaaaggaaaaaccaccactgtcggatattaaaaaaacgcctgaactgaaacaatactgttaaatatgcagatcagccatcttagtttacaaaatcttccatcatatagctcctcccccactccaagattttataccaaaaaatccaaaacatcaacaatggctggctctagaggtgactgtggtgtagtgagtgcttcatacctggaagtcaatagcaattaccgtattttcaccactataaggcacacttcaaagtcttacattttctccaaaatagacagtgcgccttataatacagtgcaccttatatatggaaaaaatgacattcattgagggtgcgccttata includes:
- the LOC144199701 gene encoding uncharacterized protein LOC144199701; protein product: MASIKMAILNSLENLSKDDYGKFCMALVDRRGERRVPKSKVEERSRVEVTNVLVSTFTEADAPSVVSELFRVIGCFQEAQELESVGCVVDEAGDLAHHVTERRPVQGAAGPSVNRDQVQKHEIQGRSYESQRSRKTSFVVEETSQELLDAQIVGIRQVIRELLEELCDEKVFRNWLDELDKETAALSLSVLIQGQRIQFFLDVFRTWLDDLNGETSPGCATEWRPVLGAVDPSVDCDQFQGHQSQKTKTHSSALEQLKATQSWLDDLNGEDNHDINDRIAQTGKVLSTMTTHHVTMCQSTMDDAKLSVFSDLPATRFFKILRNPFSH